The Montipora capricornis isolate CH-2021 chromosome 6, ASM3666992v2, whole genome shotgun sequence genome has a window encoding:
- the LOC138054405 gene encoding uncharacterized protein translates to MQSPTAVEEIKSEFKRGRTSGQTASDLETPRKVARTEDNHNGNGRDLQESGYESALEMSIEVLMDKDEMSSADQKESSEDCSQSDDFPNSIRVDEDSQDMPFEEQHIKNGSGAKNSYYPLRSKTANDSNYGKEQDKTEEVLKKYYFYRGTELKDIQYWHM, encoded by the exons GAAATAAAGTCAGAATTCAAACGAGGAAGGACGAGTGGTCAAACAGCCTCAGATTTAGAGACGCCCCGAAAAGTCGCTCGAACAGAAGAT aATCATAATGGAAATGGCCGTGATCTTCAAGAAAG TGGCTATGAGAGTGCCCTCGAAATGTCTATTGAAGTGCTTATGGACAAGGATGAAATGTCATCAGCAGATCAAAAAGAATCCAGTGAAGACTGCAG TCAGTCTGATGACTTTCCTAATAGCATAAGGGTGGACGAGGATAGCCAAGACATGCCTTTTGAAGAACAACATATCAAGAATGGATCTGGGGCAAAGAATAG CTACTATCCTCTCCGGTCAAAGACTGCAAATGATTCAAATTATGGCAAAGAACAAGACAAAACAGAGGAGGTACTCAAGAAGTACTATTTTTATCGAGGCACTGAACTCAAAGATATCCAATATTGGCATATGTAA